In Lolium perenne isolate Kyuss_39 chromosome 5, Kyuss_2.0, whole genome shotgun sequence, the sequence TGGCCTGAGCATTTGTTGCATTTGAAGGCTGTGTTGTGTACACTCAGGGAGAAGCAATTCCTTGCTAAGAGCTCGAAGTGCAGTTTTGCTCAAACTTCCATCAGCTATTTGGGCCATGTTATTTCTGCAGAAGGGGTATCTACTGAGCCTGAAAAGACTATTGCTATTGCAAAATGGCCCATCCCTGCTACAATCACTGAATTGAGGGGTTTCTTGGGATTAACAggctactaccgcagatttgtcaaGCACTATGGTCTGCTAGCCAAGCCTTTGACTAATCTACTCACTAAGAAGGGATTTACTTGGTCCAAGCATGCTACCCAAGCTTTCAACCTTTTGAAGCAAGCTTTGATGACTACCCCAGTGCTGGCTCTTCCTAATTTTAACCTTCCATTCACTGTCGAAACTGATGCATGTGACACTGGTATTGGTGCTGTTTTAGTTCAGCAGGGACACCCAGTTGCTTACTTAAGCAAAGCTCTTGGACAGCAAAATAGTAAACTTTCTATCTACGAAAAAGAGTTTCTCGCGGTGATGATGGCCATTGAACGTTGGCGTCCTTATCTGCAACGGGGCCAGTTTACTATTCTGACCGACCATAAGAGTTTATGCAACTTAACGGACCAACAATTGCATTCTGATTTACAACGCAAAGCTATGTCAAAATTGATGGGATTGCAGTACACTTTCCAGTACAGACGTGGTGCAGATAATAACGCTGCAGATTCCTTGTCCCGCGTTGCACATGTTCTGCAAATGGAGGCACTCACTACTTGTCGTCCTGACTGGGTTAAAGAGGTGTACCACTCTTATGAGTTGGATCCACATGCTCAAGCTCTTCTAACTGAATTGGCTGTTTGCAGCCCAAATGATAAAGGCTATGCACTTGAGCAAGGATTGATCAAGTATCAAGGACGTGTTTACATTGGTGCTCACTTAGCCCTACAAACTAAGTTGATCTCCAATTTACATGACAGTGCAGCCGGTGGTCATTCAGGGATTCATGCTACTTACCTGCGTGTCCGGAAGTTGTTCTTTTGGCCAGGTCTCAAAGCTGCTGTAGAGGATTATGTCAAGCAGTGCCTTACCTGCCAACAAGCCAAACATGAGCATACTCATCCTGCTGGCTTGCTGCAACCACTCCCTGTTCCATCAGAAATTTGGCAACATCTTACCATGGATTTTATTGAAGGCTTGCCACTGTCTGATGGTGCTGATGTTATTCTGGTAGTGGTTGATCGTCTTACCAAATATGCTCATTTTCTTGCACTTCGCCATCCTTATACTGCTCAGCAAGTGGCCCATTTGTTCTTGGATAATGTTGTCAGGCTACATGGTGTACCTACTTCAATTGTTTCTGACCGTGATGCTATATTCACCTCCACCATGTGGAGAGAGATTATGAAAGCTTTGGGCACTACTCTCAATTACAGCACGGCTCACCATCCTCAAACTGACGGTCAGAGTGAGCGAGTTAACCAATGTCTGGAGCAATATCTTCGTTGTGCAGTGCAAGATCGACCAACGAAATGGCGACGGTGTTTGGCTATGGCTGAGCTCTGGTATAATTCCTCGGTTCATTCATCCTTGGGTTGTTCTCCTTTTAAAGCTCTTTATGGAGTTGAACCACCTCTAGGTGCCATGCCAAATGTTTCAGTGGCTTCTGATTCGCCCGTGTTTGACATGATGACAGAACGGCAGTCTTTAACTGAACTACTCCGTTCACAACTAGCACGTGCGCAGTCAAGATTGAAACGCCAAGCCGACAAACAACGCACTGATCGTGAGTTTAGTGTGGGGGATTCAGTCCTGTTGAAGCTACAACCATATGCTCAATCAAGTGTGGTGAACCGTCCTTGTCACAAGCTTGCCTTCAAGTTTTTCGGGCCTTTCAAGATCTTGGACAGAATTGGTGCAGTGGCATACAAATTGGATTTGCCAGCAGGTTCTAAGGTGCATCCAGTCTTCCACATTTCTCAATTGAAGCCTTTTATTCCAAAGTATTCTCCGGTATTCACTCAACTACCTGTGGCGGATTTGCAATCGGAGCTGATGGTACCTGAATGTATCCTGGAACGTAGAATGGTGAAAAAGGATAATGCTGCTGTTGTGCAAGTTCTGGTCAAATGGTCTGCCTCGCCTGCAACTGAGGCTACCTGGGAGGACTACTATGGTCTCCGTGATCGCTATCCTGAAGCACCATGCTGGGAGGGGGCTTCCAACACAGGGGGGGGGGGCAAGTGTAACACCCCGTCCTACTGAGATCGACGTGGCATTACACAAGTAATAGACTTGGTCGTCCTGGCCCACTTGTAAGGCGGTAGCGTGTGCTGGTTGTTGTCCATCTAGTCGAGCGTTGTTATAAGCTCAAGGACATCCTGTAATCCGCATGTGATCTGAAATCAAAGGGAAACTCTGTCTTCTTCCTCGTGTGCTTCCTCTCATCCCCTTCTCTATTTCTCTGTTTCCTCATCCAAATTCTCCCGTGATTGTGCTCCAAATCAGGGGTCATCACACGGGATGAAGCACGGAGATTCCGTTAGATCCTGGTGAATGCTGAAGAAGCCGACCaagcaggaggaggagggcgcGTCCTGATCTGGCCAGCAGCGCCGGAGGAAGGCGGGTTCGGCGACCAGACCGCGCCATCCCTTGCATACGGCAGCACAGCGGAAGAGGGCGGCCGGGACGTCCTTTACGCCGAAGAGAATCTCCTGGAGGAGCTCATCCGGGAGCGAGACCGCCATCCGTGCTGCCATggcagccgccgcctcctcctgagATCGAGGCTCCGCGATTTCCGAGCAACGCCGGTTGGAGGCGCTGATATTTTGTAGGTCCACATGTAGAAAACATGCCTTTGCTCGGGCCTCTTTAGTTTGGCCTCCCGAATCCGTCCAATCGTACGGCACCCATAGTTTCCTAGTTTCCAGTTCATTAGGATCCATTTGTTTTGGTTTGTATTCCAAATCAGGACTAAAGGGTTTTGCGGCACGCTGCGTTTGCGGTACCCTCTTTAGTTCCGCCTGGTGACACGCGCCGGGACTTAAAGTCAAACGGTTCGTTCCTGCGGAAGCCGATTGTCGCTTCGCCATTAATGTCCAGCGCCGAAATCGAGCGTCACGCGCCGTGCGGCCACGGAAATTTGAGCCGCCGGCAGCCAGCCACGGGAATTGATCACGCGGTGGCTGGCAtgttcatcttcatcttcctttCCTTTATATGCTCACATATTCTCCTCCATTGCCACACACATTCTTCtccatctcatctcctccaccaTTGCAAAAAGCTCTCCTCTCTGTCGATGTTTCGGACTCAATGGAGCACCTCGCGCGCGACCCGGCTCATCGAACTCGGGTATACCACCTCATGGCCGAAGGGATGACTTTCAAGGTCACAGTCGCTCTCCGTGCAAGAATGGTGGAGAAGTGGGTCCACGCCGTGAAGAGGGATTATCTCGACAACGCACCAATCAAGTGCGTCGGCTTGGACTGCGAGTTCACCAACCCTCGCGAGGGTGATCAGCGCGCCGCCATCCTTCAACTCTCACTGGCGTCCGAGAATTTGGTATTCTAGATTTATCATGTTGATGAAGTGCCACAAGTTCTCAAGGAGTTCTTGCAGGACAAGACCATGAGATTCTGCGGCGCGGCTATCGGCAAGGGTGTGGAGATGTTGAGTCCCTACGATATTCATATTACTTCTGCGTTCGACCTTCATAAGATACTCCCGAATCCCAGAAATAATCACATTCTGAGTCTATATGATCCGGCGAATTCTATCATTGGGACAAAtcttgagaagaagaagaagaggaaaagtACAAGAAGAAGGAGGCCGCGCAAGAAAAAGAAGATGAACTGATATTTGGGTGGGCCAATGTTCCATTGAGCTACGAGCAAGTGGGATATGCCGCTCTGGACGCTCGTCTGAGCTTCGAGATGGCTAGGAGTTATTGGGAGCTAGTTGACTACAATAGTCATGTTGATCGTCTCAACATTTAAAGAACTATATGTATGAACTATGTGTCTATAAATCGTCTTCAATATATATCGAACTATGTGTATGAACTATGTGTCTTTCAATATATATCGAACTATGTGTCTTTCATTATATATGGAACTATGTGTTTTTCAATATATATCAAACTATGTGTATGAACTAGCAATATATATATTTCCTTGTGTATTTTACATCTCTACATTTACTCAGTCCTGGGGCACGTTTCTTGTATACCTAAGTTATATTAGTTCATGCCTCTCCACGTtcacctccatcaccatcacGTTTCTTGTATCTCTGCATGCCGCCACCTCCACGTccacctccatcaccatcacGCTGCACCCGGCGCACCACCATCACGCTGCAACCGAAGAAGATGCCGTTCCAATTGCGGTTTACAGATTTAaaaatattatttgtccaattgtgatttacagatttaaatatattaattatctggccatattatatgaataatgcatatattatttgataataataataaatgaataaaaacataattatttcatagtcaaattactcacatttttctaataataaaacatttattatttgtccaattgcggtttacagatttaaagatattaatttttGGGTCatgttatatgaataatgcatatattatttgataataataataataatgaataaaaacataattatctcatatttaaattcctcacattttttaattataaagcatatattatttgttCAATTGCGTTTtatagatttaaagatattaattatttatccatattatatgaataatgcatatattatttgataataataataataataaataaataaaaacataattatttcatattcaaattcctcatatttttctaataataaagcatatattatttgtccaattgcggtttacagatttaaagatattaattatttagccatattatatgaataatgcatctattatttgataataataataataataaatgaataaaaacataattatttCAAATTAAAATTCCTCAcgtttttctaataataaagcatatTTTATTTGTCCAATTGTGGTTTACAGATTTAAGGATATTAAATATttagccatattatatgaataatgcatatatcatTTTATAATAATAATAGTAGTGAATAAAAACATAATTATtgcatattcaaattcctcacatttttatcataactagttgaatgcccgtgcttcgccacggCTCAAAAAACTTAACTATTTGGTAGAACAAAATTTATCTCATGAAATTTTAGTTCAAGAATTATGTCCTATTAGAGCTATGTTCTACAACCTCAACAGTTCCTTGTTTTTCTCACGTTCTGTAAAATGTTTACAAATCAATAAAAAAAATGTTTATTAAAGGAATACAGTAGGAAAGAAGTTTTGATTCACAATGCTACCTTATTTGATATGGTATCCATACATGGTACAAAACAAGTATCGGACTTGTTTCTTCATTCAGCCACCGATCTACAGTGGCACGTCGTAGAATCAATTTACTCCCTCTCTCGTTCCCACCTATATGAAAAGTCTAATAAACCCGTCTTAATTCATCATACATGGTAACTAAAACCACAAACAATAAGTCTATAATCTATACCCCACAAATTTtgctgcatcacaaccttttcaATTATATATTTTTCTTCCATGTAGGTATCTTCCTCCTCTCGGATGTCCATCTATTCTCTTATCGGCTATAGAGCCAATGTTTTTTTTTACTTCCAACCAGCAACATCGTATATTGCATCATTTCTTCATCGTATACGTACATTTTCCTAATCATTGAATCTCCGCGATTGAAGCCCCTACCGGTGAACTCACCAGGTAGCCCCACAACACTCTACCTTTTgcatgttgttgttattgttctcCGCTATGTTGCCATCCTCCTTGGCATCTCTTTTCCATGTACCTTCTCCTGCCTTGGAGAATTAATTTTTGAATATTTGATACTCTTTTTTCTTCTCTCCACTCTACATCCACATTTGTCCCTATGATGATGCTTGACTCATTGCATTATTTCACTCCAACTTTGTCCGTGCGATTACGCTCAACACTTAAAAGTAACATTCGTTGCGATGGAATATTAATAAATATTTACACTTATTTTTCACTATAAAACATGCATGTGAAAGTGCATGAACCTTGTGATTATGTTACAAACCCTGACATCTATTTTCCATTTACCATCTCTAGAGGCAACTTGCAGCAGTTCATATTCTCTCTGATGTCATATTCAGTTAATCCCATCCAAGGGGGTTTCAGATTTTGACATGCATGGACTTATTCCCCCTCAATCTGATTTAGTAGCCACCAAACCGATGGATGGAGCCATATTTCACGTCTTGCTTTAATGAAGCGAAAGGTCCATGTAGAAAGTcagccccactggattcaacaagTTTATAAGCACTTCAGACAAACACTCTCGTGGTTTCTGATTATCCGAtaaatattaatatattcttGGTGATAttggcactactaggaaaagggctataGCTGCACGGAAGGGTGCCGGCGCACCATCATTGACGCGCGCCGGTGGCAAAATACCGCCGGCGAGCCATGTTAGGCCGCGCCGGCGAAGAacctatactgccggcgcacaagaAAATTTAGTGCGCCGGGAATAAAATTCGAAGAGTTCTGGCCGGAAACAGAAAATATGGGCACCTTACCCCCGgtgcacctctatggtggtgcgccggtggtagacaatttaccaccagcgaaccaccatagaggtgcgccgggggtaaggtgcctagatttttctctccaggaatcgccttttcagttttcgagaaaataatagaaaattcaaaaaataaaatcctttgaactgcccatgtattatgtaatctagctttcatgaaaattttaaaaaatgaatttcgatatattatgcaaaatggcgccatctttcggtaaaacgggttttctggttgcatacgacctccgatgaaaaaaaattatatcaaaatcgatctacgcgaaatttcctattcgaattcaacggcctacggccttttggagaaaaaatggattcgtcaaatggaaaacagaaacaggattttttcagatttaagatttgggtgaaaaaaagaaaaaaaattacccccggcgcaccaccctacttggtgcgccggcagtaacctaggCTATATATGCCAAACCAGCCCGGTGCACCTTCTCTCTCTTCCATTTCCCCCATCTTCTCTttcacttctcctcctcctcctctcttccTCCCTCCGGCCACCTTCTCTTCTCCTCCATTTTCCCCCTCTTCTACCTTCTTACCCCTCTAATCCCTCCCTCCGGCGAGCACCTCCTTAAGCTACTCACCggagcacctcctcaagctacTCCCCGCAGCAACTCCTCAAGCTATCTCACCGGAGAACCTCCTCAAGCTACTCAccggcgagcacctcctcaagcatctcgCCGGCGAGCCCCTCCTCAAGCATCACCTCCTCTCACCCCTGGTCCGGCCACCTCCTCTCACCCCGACGATCACCGACGACCACACCGGCAACCACTTCCTCTTTGCAAGCAGATGACCACGGTGGCGGCGGTACATCTCCAAGGCACGACCTAGAACTTGACCTACGACCTAGAACACGACcgacctagatctagatctagatctgcttTTTTTTTGAATCCTGGAAAACATACCGCCGCGCACTAGGCTGGTGCGCCGGTGATAAATCGAGTTACCGCCGACGAACAagatggtgcgccggcaataagcctttaccaccggcccgttcgcaccggcgggcgctggtgcgccggcagtagtgctttttggtgcgccggcaaaaagccttttcctagtagtgtggtCACCCACATATCTCTTGCTAACACACAAGCACACACGGTGCAAACCTCTCTAGTCTTACTAGAAGatacctgatacgcgtacagcacgcgtccgttgggaacccaagaggaaggtgtgatgcgtacagcggcaagttttccctcggtatgaaaccaaggtttatcgaaccagtaggagccaagaagcacgttgaaggttgatggcggcgagatgtagtgcggcgcaacaccagggattccggcgccaacgtggaacctgcacaacacaaaccaagtactttgccccaacgaaacagcgaggttgtcaatctcaccggcttgctgtaacaaaggattagatgtatagtgtggatgatgattgtttccagaaaacagtagaacaagtattgtagtagattgtatttcagtatagagaattggaccggggtccacagttcactagaggtgtctctcccataagataaacagcatgttgggtgaacaaattacagttgggcaattgaaaaataaagagggcatgaccatgcacatacatattatgatgagtatagtgagatttaattgggcattacaataaagtacatagaccgctatccagcatgcatctatgcctaaaaagtccaccttcaggttatcatccgaaccccttccagtattaagttgctaacaacagacaattgcattaagtattgcgcgtaatgtaatcagtaactacatcctcgaacatagcaccaatgttttatccctagtggcaacagcacatccataatcttagagatttctcacttccctgcattcacggagacatgaacccactatcgagcataaatactccctcttggagttacaagcatctacttggccagagcatctactagtaacggagagcatgcaagatcataaacaacacatagatataaattgataatcaacataacatagtattctctattcatcggatcccaacaaacacaatatatagaattacagatagatgatcttgatcatgttcggcagctcacaagacccaacaattaagcacaatggggagaagacaaccatctagctactgctatggacccatagtccaggggtagactactcacacatcactccggaggcgaccatggcggcgtagagtcctccgggagatgattcccctctcggcagggtgccggaggcgatctctgaatccccgagatgggattggcggcggcggcgtctctggaaggttttccgtatcgtggctctcagatcgggggtttcgcgacgaaggctatttgtaggcggaagggcaggtcaaggggcgtcacgaggggcccacactacaggtcggcgcggccagggcttgggccgcgccgccctagggtgtggccacctcgtggccccacttcgtctcctcttcggtcttctggaagcttcgtggcaaaataggaccctgggcgttgatttcgtccaattccgagaatatttccttactaggatttctgaaaccaaaaacagcagaaacaaagaatcggcacttcggcatcttgttaataggttagttcgagaaaatgcacgaatatgacataaagtgtgcataaaatatgtagatatcatcaataatgtggcatggaacataagaaattatcgatacgtcggagacgtatcagcatccccaagcttagttcctgctcgtcccgagcaggtaaacgataaacaaagataattcctggagtgacatgccatcataaccttgatcatactattgtaaagcatatgtagtgaatgcagcgatcaaaacactgtaaatgacatgagtaaacaagtgaatcatatagcaaagacttttcatgaatagtacttcaagacaagcatcaataagtcttgcataagagttaactcataaagcaataattcaaagtaaaagcattgaagcaacacaaaggaagatgaagtttcagcggttgctttcaacttataacatgtatatctcatggatattgtcaacatagagtaatataataagtgcaatatgcaagtatgtaggaatcaatgcacagttcacacaagtgtttgcttcttgaggtagagagaaataggtgaactgactcaacaataaaagtagaagaatggtccttcaaagaggaaagcatcgattgctatatttgtgctagagctttgattttgaaaacaagaaacaattttgtcaacggtggtaataaagcatatgtatcatgtaaattatatcttacaagttgcaagcctcatgcatagtatactaatagtgcccgcaccttgtcctaattagcttggactaccgggatcatcgcaatgcacatgttttaaccaagtgtcacaaaggggtacctctatgccgcctgtacaaaggtctaaggagaaagctcgcatcggatttctcgctattgattattctcaacttagacatccataccgggacaacatagacaacagataatggactcctcttttatgcataagcatgtagcaacaattatttttctcatatgagattgaggatattgtccaaaactgaaacttccaccatggatcatggctttagttagcggcccaatgttcttctctaacaatatgcatgctctaaccataaggtggtagatcgctcttacttcagacaagacgaacatgcatagcaactcacataaaattcaacaaagagtagttgatggcgtccccagtgaacatggttatcgcacaacgagcaacttaataagagataaagtgcataagtacatattcaataccacaatagtttttaagctatttatcccatgagctatatattgtaaaggtgaagaatgaaaagttaaaggtagcactcaagcaatttactttggaatggcggagaaataccatgtagtaggtaggtatggtggacacaaggcatagtggttggctcaagtattttggatgcatgagaggtattccctctcgatacaaggtttaggctagcaaggcttatttcaaacaaacacaaggatgaaccggtgcagcaagactcacataaaagacacattgtaaacattataagactctacaccgtcttccttgttgttcaaactcaatactagaaattatctagaccttagagaaaccaaatatgcaaaccaaattttagcatgctctatgtatttcttcattaatgggtgaaaagtatatgatgcaagagcttaaacatgagcacaacaattgccaagtatcacattatccaagacattttagcaaattactacatgtatcattttccaattccaaccatataacaatttaacgaagaagaaacttcgccatgaatattatgagtagagcctaaggacatacttgtccatatgctacagcggagcgtgtctctttcccacaaagtgaatgctaggatccattttattcaaacaaaacaaaaacaaaaacaaaccgacgctccaagaaaagcacataagatgtgatggaataaaaatatagtttcaggggaggaacctgataatgttgtcgatgaagaaggggatgccttgggcatccccaagctta encodes:
- the LOC127303664 gene encoding uncharacterized protein — its product is MEHLARDPAHRTRVYHLMAEGMTFKVTVALRARMVEKWVHAVKRDYLDNAPIKCVGLDCEFTNPREGDQRAAILQLSLASENLDKTMRFCGAAIGKGVEMLSPYDIHITSAFDLHKILPNPRNNHILSLYDPANSIIGTNLEKKKKRKSTRRRRPRKKKKMN